A window from Chitinophaga filiformis encodes these proteins:
- a CDS encoding dicarboxylate/amino acid:cation symporter, translating to MRTILKNYSSLLLLLGGIIAGSILGLIFGKRVEVIKPIGDIFLNLLFTAVIPLVFFAIASAIANVDPGQKLGKVMSVMGLVFVGTVLVSAFLTIVAIWFFPLQAVTTGPMAMEEMKTAGPGEQLTRLLTVGEFYELLSRKNMLPFLIFSALVGFAALKAGESGKAFRHFLDSGNEVMKQLLNIIMLLGPVGLGAYFAYQVGTLGPELFGTYASSMALYYGFGLFYFIVMFSVYAFLAGGMAGVKIYWKNNLVPTFTALGSCSSIATIPANLLAAQRMGIPEHIGNVVVPLGGTLHKDGSSISSVVKIGVVFAMFHRPLTGVDTVLLALGVTVIVSIVEGGIPNGGYIGELLVMSVYGFPIEALPAVMVIGTLVDPLATILNATGDTVAAMMVTRVMKGRRWLKDRADLQDPAARLSDPVI from the coding sequence ATGCGGACCATACTCAAAAATTATAGCAGCCTGCTACTGCTGCTGGGTGGAATTATTGCCGGCAGCATCCTCGGGCTGATCTTCGGAAAACGGGTGGAAGTGATCAAACCAATAGGCGATATATTCCTGAACCTTCTTTTTACAGCTGTTATACCACTGGTGTTTTTTGCCATTGCTTCTGCTATTGCCAATGTAGATCCGGGTCAGAAACTGGGCAAAGTGATGTCTGTGATGGGATTGGTCTTTGTCGGCACCGTCCTTGTGTCGGCCTTCCTCACGATCGTTGCTATCTGGTTCTTTCCCCTGCAGGCTGTTACCACAGGCCCCATGGCGATGGAGGAAATGAAGACGGCAGGACCAGGAGAACAGCTTACCCGCCTACTGACAGTAGGTGAATTTTATGAACTACTGTCCCGGAAAAACATGTTACCCTTCCTCATCTTTTCCGCGCTCGTAGGTTTTGCCGCACTGAAGGCCGGCGAATCCGGCAAGGCATTCCGGCACTTCCTGGACTCCGGCAATGAGGTCATGAAGCAATTACTCAATATCATCATGCTGCTTGGACCTGTCGGCCTGGGCGCCTACTTCGCTTACCAGGTAGGCACGCTGGGCCCTGAGCTCTTTGGCACCTATGCCAGTTCAATGGCCCTGTATTATGGCTTCGGGCTATTTTATTTCATAGTAATGTTCAGTGTCTATGCCTTCCTGGCCGGAGGAATGGCGGGGGTGAAGATCTACTGGAAGAATAACCTGGTACCCACTTTTACCGCGCTTGGCTCCTGCAGCAGCATCGCCACCATACCCGCTAACCTGCTGGCTGCACAGCGTATGGGCATTCCGGAGCATATCGGGAACGTGGTCGTGCCATTGGGCGGCACCCTGCATAAAGATGGATCCAGTATATCTTCTGTTGTAAAAATAGGCGTCGTGTTTGCCATGTTCCACCGTCCGCTGACGGGTGTAGATACCGTATTACTTGCCCTGGGAGTGACGGTGATCGTGAGTATTGTAGAAGGAGGAATTCCCAATGGTGGTTATATCGGGGAATTGCTGGTCATGTCTGTATATGGTTTTCCAATAGAAGCCCTTCCTGCTGTGATGGTGATCGGTACCCTCGTGGATCCCCTGGCTACCATCCTGAATGCTACCGGCGATACAGTAGCCGCCATGATGGTGACCAGGGTAATGAAAGGGCGCCGTTGGCTTAAGGATCGAGCGGATCTTCAGGATCCTGCTGCCAGGCTTTCAGATCCGGTAATATAA
- the ygiD gene encoding 4,5-DOPA dioxygenase extradiol: MMNRKDFLAAMAILPVGGLYMQLQELGKITRDYQRTTLMPAMFIGHGSPMNALYDNAFTRRLKEMGESVKQLPNAILVVSAHWLTRGTHVLTSARPATIHDFGGFPQALHEVQYPAPGAPELARETAKLIKSTQVVEDDQWGLDHGTWTVLKHMYPEANIPVFQLSIDYYKPPAYHYQLAQELKELRKRGVLIVGSGNIVHNLRKISFNDNAAPFDWALEFDATVKNKVEQRAFDDLLHYERLGEAAKLSIPTPDHYFPFIYGLGLAGVDEEIRFTYEEIQNGSISMRCFQVGE; the protein is encoded by the coding sequence ATGATGAACAGGAAGGATTTTCTGGCTGCAATGGCCATTTTACCTGTAGGAGGATTATATATGCAATTACAAGAACTGGGGAAGATCACCCGTGATTATCAGCGTACTACGTTGATGCCGGCTATGTTCATCGGTCATGGTAGCCCGATGAACGCACTTTACGACAATGCTTTCACCCGCCGGCTGAAAGAGATGGGCGAATCGGTAAAACAATTACCTAATGCTATACTGGTCGTATCTGCGCACTGGCTGACAAGGGGCACACATGTGCTGACGTCTGCCAGGCCTGCTACAATACATGACTTCGGAGGTTTTCCGCAGGCGCTGCACGAAGTGCAATACCCGGCTCCGGGAGCGCCGGAACTGGCCCGTGAAACGGCAAAGCTGATCAAAAGCACCCAGGTGGTGGAAGATGATCAGTGGGGGCTAGATCATGGTACATGGACCGTCTTAAAACACATGTATCCTGAGGCCAATATTCCTGTATTCCAGCTGAGTATCGACTATTACAAGCCACCGGCCTATCATTATCAGCTGGCACAGGAGCTGAAGGAGTTGCGCAAACGAGGAGTACTTATTGTGGGGAGTGGGAATATCGTCCATAACCTGAGGAAGATCAGTTTTAACGACAATGCAGCGCCTTTTGACTGGGCGCTGGAATTCGACGCTACTGTAAAGAATAAGGTCGAACAGCGCGCTTTTGATGATCTGCTGCATTATGAAAGGCTGGGAGAGGCGGCGAAGCTCTCCATTCCAACGCCGGACCACTATTTTCCATTTATCTACGGTCTTGGTCTGGCAGGGGTGGATGAAGAGATCAGGTTCACTTACGAAGAGATCCAGAATGGAAGCATTAGTATGCGGTGTTTCCAGGTAGGGGAGTAA
- a CDS encoding HAD family hydrolase, translating into MKKAFIFDMNGTMIDDMAYHLEGWYNTLTELGAGLSREAVKKEMYGKNQELLVRIFGKDRFTTAEMDELSLEKEKRYQAAYLPHLQLIPGLQAFLEAAGKEGIPMGIGTAAIPFNVDFALDNLHIRHYFRSIITANDVSTSKPHPEVFLKAAAELGADPASCIVFEDAPKGVEAAANAGMKAVVLTTMHTREEFSDYDNIITFVPDYTTLTPMDLFR; encoded by the coding sequence ATGAAAAAGGCATTTATTTTTGACATGAACGGCACTATGATAGACGATATGGCATATCATCTGGAGGGCTGGTATAATACCCTGACTGAGCTGGGGGCGGGTTTGAGCCGGGAGGCGGTAAAGAAGGAAATGTATGGCAAGAACCAGGAGCTGCTGGTCCGTATTTTTGGAAAGGACCGTTTTACAACAGCGGAGATGGATGAACTGTCCCTGGAAAAGGAGAAACGTTACCAGGCGGCTTATCTGCCCCATCTGCAGCTGATACCAGGCCTGCAGGCATTCCTGGAAGCCGCCGGGAAGGAAGGGATCCCGATGGGAATAGGTACGGCGGCCATTCCGTTCAATGTAGACTTTGCACTGGATAATCTTCATATCCGTCATTACTTCCGGAGCATCATAACGGCCAACGATGTAAGCACGAGTAAACCGCACCCGGAAGTGTTCCTGAAGGCTGCTGCAGAACTGGGTGCGGATCCTGCTTCCTGCATTGTGTTCGAAGATGCGCCAAAAGGCGTAGAAGCCGCTGCCAATGCGGGTATGAAGGCGGTGGTGCTAACTACGATGCACACCCGTGAGGAGTTCAGCGACTACGATAATATCATCACTTTTGTACCGGATTATACGACGCTGACGCCGATGGATTTGTTCCGCTAA
- a CDS encoding NUDIX hydrolase — MTRYSRQTRMLVAVDCIIFGFDGQDLKLLLIKRGFEPEKGKWSLMGGFVQADEDLEDAAARTLTKLTGLEGVYMEQLAAFGSPNRDPMERTLSVAYFALIDINQYKQQITDEYKAEWFPLKDAPKLIFDHAKMVEEAQARLRYKAAIHPLLFELLPTRFTIPQLQILFEAVYDAGFDKRNFSRKVLSTGLLVKQKEKERATSKRGAFYYKLDKRKYSAKFHAFLNFVSDPGNLK, encoded by the coding sequence ATGACACGTTATTCCCGGCAAACCCGGATGCTGGTAGCTGTAGACTGTATTATTTTTGGTTTTGACGGACAGGATCTGAAGCTTCTGCTGATCAAACGCGGTTTCGAGCCGGAAAAGGGAAAATGGAGCCTGATGGGAGGCTTCGTACAGGCAGATGAAGACCTGGAAGACGCGGCAGCCCGTACACTGACCAAGCTCACAGGACTTGAAGGGGTCTATATGGAGCAGCTGGCAGCTTTTGGCAGCCCGAACAGGGACCCAATGGAACGTACGCTTTCTGTAGCCTATTTCGCATTGATCGACATCAACCAGTACAAGCAACAGATCACGGATGAGTACAAAGCTGAGTGGTTTCCACTCAAAGATGCACCTAAGCTGATCTTTGACCACGCAAAAATGGTAGAAGAGGCCCAGGCACGATTAAGGTACAAAGCGGCCATTCACCCGCTCTTATTTGAACTGCTGCCTACCAGGTTCACCATTCCCCAGTTGCAGATACTGTTCGAAGCAGTGTACGACGCCGGCTTTGACAAGCGCAACTTCAGCAGGAAAGTATTATCTACCGGCTTACTTGTCAAACAGAAAGAAAAAGAGAGGGCTACTTCCAAAAGGGGAGCATTCTATTACAAGCTGGATAAAAGAAAATACAGCGCCAAATTCCACGCCTTCCTCAATTTTGTTTCCGATCCCGGCAATCTGAAATAA
- a CDS encoding ribulokinase translates to MQDSFVIGVDFGTDSVRSLVVNTRTGEEAGSAVHYYPRWQKGLYCDPAVQQYRQHPLDYLEGLEQSIRGALQQCPAGTAALVKGIAVDTTGSTPGPVDETGTPLALLPGFENNPNAMFVLWKDHTANKEAALINDTAHSNGTDYTKYCGGIYSSEWYWAKILHVITEDAVVREKAASWVEHCDWIPALLTGNRSLSTLLRSRCAAGHKAMWHASWGGLPPKDFLEKLHPYLGKYDKTYTDTVEATIPAGTISEEWATRLGLPKDVVIGTGAFDAHMGAVGGGIQSYSLCKVIGTSTCDILVAPMEEAGHLFVKGICGQVDGSVIPGMLGLEAGQSAYGDVFAWLRRLIMGPLYALLPEDKEKLAAVEDKLLGYLSQQAQQLPLRDNDPLALDWFNGRRTPDANHTVKSTITGLHLGIDAVQLFKALVEATAFGAQSIAERFAKEGVPIKEVIALGGVAKKSSYAMQVLADVMNRPIRIVNSENACALGAAMFAATAAGIYSDIGSAQKAMSSGFETVWQPRQENVPYYAARYRQFQELGAFTEKLYV, encoded by the coding sequence ATGCAAGATTCATTTGTAATAGGTGTCGACTTCGGCACCGATTCAGTACGGTCTCTCGTAGTGAATACCCGGACAGGAGAGGAAGCAGGTAGTGCCGTGCACTATTATCCCCGCTGGCAGAAAGGACTGTATTGCGACCCTGCTGTGCAGCAATACCGTCAGCACCCCTTAGATTACCTCGAAGGACTGGAACAGAGCATCCGCGGAGCACTGCAACAATGCCCGGCAGGTACTGCCGCCCTCGTGAAAGGCATTGCCGTGGATACCACCGGTTCTACTCCCGGCCCCGTAGATGAAACGGGCACGCCGCTGGCCCTCTTACCTGGCTTTGAGAACAATCCTAACGCTATGTTCGTTCTATGGAAAGATCATACCGCCAATAAAGAGGCGGCATTGATCAATGACACCGCGCATAGCAATGGCACCGATTATACAAAGTACTGTGGTGGTATCTACAGCAGTGAATGGTACTGGGCCAAGATCCTGCACGTGATCACTGAAGATGCTGTTGTGAGAGAGAAAGCTGCCTCCTGGGTAGAGCATTGTGACTGGATACCGGCGCTGCTCACAGGCAACCGCAGTCTCAGCACCCTGTTGCGCAGCCGTTGTGCGGCAGGCCACAAGGCCATGTGGCACGCTTCATGGGGAGGTTTACCTCCGAAAGATTTCCTGGAGAAATTACACCCATACCTGGGCAAATACGATAAAACATATACCGATACGGTGGAAGCGACCATACCGGCCGGGACCATCAGCGAAGAATGGGCAACCCGTCTGGGACTTCCCAAAGACGTCGTGATAGGTACCGGCGCTTTCGATGCCCATATGGGTGCTGTGGGCGGTGGTATTCAATCCTATTCCCTCTGTAAGGTGATCGGCACCAGTACCTGCGATATCCTCGTGGCGCCTATGGAGGAAGCAGGACATCTGTTTGTAAAGGGCATCTGCGGACAGGTAGATGGTTCTGTAATACCCGGCATGCTGGGACTGGAGGCCGGACAATCGGCCTATGGCGATGTATTTGCCTGGTTGCGCCGCCTCATTATGGGACCATTATACGCGCTGTTGCCTGAGGATAAAGAAAAACTTGCGGCCGTGGAGGATAAATTATTGGGCTACCTGTCGCAACAGGCGCAGCAGCTGCCTTTAAGGGATAATGACCCATTGGCGCTGGACTGGTTCAACGGTCGCCGTACACCCGATGCCAACCATACCGTGAAAAGCACTATTACCGGCTTACACCTGGGAATAGACGCTGTGCAGCTGTTCAAGGCATTGGTAGAAGCCACCGCTTTTGGCGCACAGAGCATTGCTGAGCGTTTCGCAAAAGAAGGAGTGCCTATTAAGGAAGTAATAGCCCTGGGCGGCGTTGCCAAGAAATCTTCTTACGCCATGCAGGTGCTGGCAGATGTAATGAACAGGCCTATCAGGATCGTAAACAGTGAGAATGCATGTGCACTGGGCGCTGCTATGTTTGCAGCTACCGCGGCGGGCATTTACAGTGATATCGGGAGCGCACAGAAAGCGATGAGCTCCGGCTTTGAAACCGTCTGGCAGCCGCGCCAGGAAAATGTTCCATACTATGCAGCCCGTTACCGTCAATTCCAGGAACTGGGCGCATTCACCGAAAAATTGTATGTATGA
- a CDS encoding L-ribulose-5-phosphate 4-epimerase, translating into MSNRYQGIKEQAYEANMQLPALGLVLFTFGNVSVVDRGAGVFAIKPSGVPYKLLSPDSMVIVDFEGKTVEGTGRPSSDTKTHAVLYKHWEEIGGIVHTHSTYATAWAQAQRDIPIYGTTHADHLTADVPCAAPMSDEMIKGNYEHETGFQIMQCLQERNLSYKDVEMMLVGNHAPFTWGKTADKAVYNAAVLEEVARMAYLTESIRPECPKLKESLIKKHFERKHGPDAYYGQ; encoded by the coding sequence ATGAGCAACCGTTATCAGGGCATAAAAGAACAGGCTTATGAAGCTAATATGCAGTTGCCCGCATTAGGACTGGTACTGTTCACTTTTGGAAATGTGAGCGTGGTAGACCGCGGTGCCGGCGTCTTTGCCATTAAACCGAGCGGCGTACCTTATAAGTTATTGTCGCCCGACAGCATGGTGATCGTTGATTTCGAAGGAAAGACAGTGGAAGGGACAGGACGACCTTCTTCGGATACTAAGACCCATGCAGTGTTGTATAAGCATTGGGAAGAAATAGGCGGTATTGTACATACGCACTCCACCTATGCTACTGCCTGGGCACAGGCGCAGCGTGATATTCCGATCTATGGCACCACACATGCCGATCACCTGACGGCAGATGTGCCCTGTGCGGCGCCCATGAGCGATGAAATGATCAAGGGCAACTACGAGCATGAAACCGGCTTCCAGATCATGCAATGCCTGCAGGAAAGGAACTTGTCCTATAAGGACGTGGAGATGATGCTGGTAGGCAATCACGCGCCCTTTACATGGGGAAAGACGGCAGATAAAGCAGTGTACAACGCGGCAGTGCTGGAAGAGGTAGCAAGAATGGCTTACCTGACAGAAAGCATCCGCCCGGAATGTCCTAAACTGAAAGAATCCCTGATCAAAAAACATTTCGAACGCAAACACGGGCCTGATGCCTATTATGGTCAATAA
- the araA gene encoding L-arabinose isomerase, with amino-acid sequence MIQLKQFEAWFITGSQHLYGEETLKQVAAHAEKIAQSLSADANIPVRIVFKPVVKTPDEIYRICQEANTAPDCIGVIAWMHTFSPAKMWIGGLKILQRPLLHLHTQFNRDIPWGEIDMDFMNLNQSAHGDREFGFMMSRMRMDRKVVAGHWQDPEVTAEIGTWLRAAAGWFDWQGARFARIGDNMRQVAVTEGDKVEAELQFGYSVNGYGVGDLVKYIKGISDAAIGTLVQEYEQTYVMAAPLLKGGAQHASLREAARIELGLRAFLEEGKFKGFTDTFEDLHGMEQLPGIAVQRLMADGYGFGGEGDWKTAALVRAMKVMGSGLPGGNSFMEDYTYHFDPDNRLVLGAHMLEICSSIANGKASCEIHPLGIGGKADPVRLVFNVAGGPAINASVIDMGNRFRLLVNEVDAVEPLHQLPKLPVARVLWKPLPDMRTGCAAWIQAGGAHHTCYSQNLTAAHMQDFADMAGIEYVRIGKNTDLYQFRNELRWNDAFYLMKGFK; translated from the coding sequence ATGATACAGTTGAAGCAATTTGAAGCCTGGTTCATCACCGGCAGCCAACATCTTTACGGAGAAGAAACTTTAAAGCAGGTAGCGGCACACGCAGAGAAGATCGCGCAGTCGCTCAGTGCAGACGCCAACATACCGGTACGGATCGTATTTAAACCGGTCGTAAAAACGCCGGACGAAATATACCGCATTTGCCAGGAAGCGAATACCGCCCCGGATTGTATAGGGGTGATCGCCTGGATGCATACTTTCTCTCCCGCTAAAATGTGGATCGGCGGATTAAAGATCCTGCAACGCCCCTTATTGCACCTGCATACACAGTTCAACAGGGACATTCCATGGGGAGAAATAGATATGGACTTTATGAACCTGAACCAGTCTGCCCATGGCGACCGTGAGTTTGGTTTCATGATGTCGAGAATGAGAATGGACAGGAAAGTGGTGGCTGGTCACTGGCAGGACCCTGAGGTAACTGCAGAAATAGGTACCTGGCTCCGTGCAGCAGCTGGCTGGTTTGACTGGCAGGGCGCCCGTTTCGCCCGCATTGGCGATAATATGCGCCAGGTGGCTGTAACGGAAGGTGATAAGGTAGAAGCGGAACTCCAGTTTGGCTATTCGGTGAATGGTTATGGTGTGGGCGACCTGGTAAAATATATCAAAGGGATCAGTGATGCGGCTATTGGCACACTGGTGCAGGAATATGAGCAGACTTACGTGATGGCGGCGCCTTTGCTGAAAGGTGGCGCACAACATGCCTCCCTGCGGGAGGCTGCCCGTATTGAGTTGGGCCTGCGTGCATTCCTGGAAGAAGGCAAATTCAAAGGATTCACAGATACATTCGAAGATCTGCATGGTATGGAGCAGTTGCCGGGTATTGCGGTACAGCGCCTGATGGCTGACGGTTACGGTTTTGGTGGTGAGGGCGACTGGAAGACAGCGGCGCTGGTGAGGGCCATGAAAGTAATGGGTAGCGGGCTGCCTGGCGGCAACTCCTTTATGGAAGATTACACTTACCATTTTGATCCGGACAATCGCCTGGTATTGGGAGCGCACATGCTGGAGATCTGTTCTTCCATTGCAAACGGCAAAGCATCCTGCGAGATCCACCCATTGGGCATAGGCGGTAAGGCTGACCCTGTGAGACTGGTGTTCAACGTAGCGGGAGGTCCGGCCATCAACGCGTCTGTGATCGATATGGGGAATCGTTTCAGGTTGCTGGTGAATGAAGTAGATGCAGTAGAGCCATTACATCAGCTGCCTAAACTGCCGGTAGCGAGGGTATTGTGGAAACCACTGCCGGACATGCGTACGGGTTGCGCTGCCTGGATACAGGCGGGAGGTGCGCATCACACCTGTTACAGCCAGAACCTCACGGCTGCGCATATGCAGGACTTTGCCGACATGGCAGGTATTGAGTATGTACGTATCGGTAAGAATACAGACCTGTATCAGTTCAGGAATGAGCTGCGCTGGAATGACGCATTCTACCTGATGAAAGGTTTTAAATAA
- a CDS encoding RBBP9/YdeN family alpha/beta hydrolase, which yields MEVKVLTAPGLHGSGPLHWQSIWEKTSGYKRIDQQNWDTPVMTEWVKTIEKAVAEAGPDVVIAAHSLGCIALAYWAQQTKLSIKGALLVAPADTERPGFPADARGFAPVPLEPLPFKTIVVSSTNDEYASLERARFFADAWGSRFVNAGPKGHINADSNLGEWPTGQVLLGELVRNWETL from the coding sequence ATGGAAGTGAAGGTATTAACCGCACCAGGTTTACATGGCTCAGGCCCATTACACTGGCAAAGCATCTGGGAAAAAACATCCGGATATAAACGTATCGATCAGCAAAACTGGGACACCCCGGTCATGACCGAATGGGTAAAAACGATTGAAAAGGCCGTCGCGGAAGCGGGGCCCGACGTAGTGATCGCAGCGCATAGCCTGGGCTGCATCGCGCTGGCCTATTGGGCACAACAGACAAAGCTCAGTATTAAAGGCGCCCTGCTGGTAGCACCGGCAGATACCGAGCGTCCCGGATTCCCGGCTGATGCCCGGGGATTTGCCCCTGTCCCATTAGAGCCGTTGCCTTTTAAAACTATCGTGGTATCCAGTACGAACGATGAATACGCCAGCCTGGAGAGAGCAAGATTTTTTGCCGATGCCTGGGGAAGCCGCTTCGTGAACGCCGGCCCTAAAGGACATATCAATGCGGATTCCAACCTGGGCGAATGGCCCACAGGACAGGTACTACTGGGTGAACTGGTCAGGAACTGGGAAACGCTGTAA
- the queG gene encoding tRNA epoxyqueuosine(34) reductase QueG produces the protein MNLAAKYTAFIKQHAADLGFDHCGIAKAVQLDDDARRLEQWLHKGMHGSMHYMENHFDKRIDPRKLVDNARSVITLLLNYYPAQQQQPEAPKISKYAYGQDYHEVIKGKLNTLLARMQEAFGAVSGRGFVDSAPVLERSWAQRSGLGWLGKNGNLIHKQAGSFFFIATLITDLALEYDSPVGDYCGSCTRCLDACPTEALVAPGVVDGSRCISYFTIELKELLIPEKMQGRFDNWMFGCDVCQDVCPWNRFSKPNQTIEFAPIPEILNFSTKDWEELTEEEFKKIFRRSPMKRSKYAGIRRNLRFING, from the coding sequence ATGAACCTAGCGGCAAAATATACGGCGTTTATCAAGCAGCATGCGGCTGACCTTGGCTTTGATCATTGTGGCATTGCCAAGGCGGTGCAGCTTGATGACGATGCCCGCCGGCTGGAACAGTGGTTGCACAAAGGCATGCATGGCAGCATGCATTACATGGAGAATCATTTCGATAAAAGGATCGATCCCAGGAAACTGGTGGATAATGCGCGCTCGGTTATTACCCTGCTACTGAACTACTACCCTGCTCAGCAGCAGCAGCCTGAAGCGCCAAAGATCTCCAAATATGCCTACGGGCAGGATTATCATGAGGTCATAAAGGGGAAACTCAACACCCTGCTGGCCCGGATGCAGGAGGCATTCGGAGCAGTCAGCGGCCGGGGATTTGTGGACTCAGCCCCGGTGCTGGAAAGAAGCTGGGCACAACGGAGTGGCCTGGGCTGGCTGGGTAAGAACGGTAACCTTATCCATAAACAGGCGGGGTCCTTCTTTTTCATTGCTACCCTTATCACCGATCTGGCCCTGGAATATGACAGCCCCGTAGGCGACTATTGCGGTTCCTGTACCCGTTGCCTCGATGCCTGTCCAACTGAGGCGCTGGTAGCGCCCGGTGTCGTAGACGGCAGCCGCTGTATCTCTTACTTTACCATTGAACTGAAAGAACTGCTGATCCCTGAGAAAATGCAGGGCCGCTTTGACAACTGGATGTTTGGCTGTGATGTGTGCCAGGATGTCTGCCCCTGGAACCGCTTTTCAAAGCCTAACCAGACAATAGAATTTGCTCCCATTCCCGAGATCCTTAATTTCAGTACGAAGGACTGGGAAGAACTGACGGAGGAAGAATTTAAGAAGATCTTCCGCCGTTCCCCCATGAAACGGTCAAAATATGCCGGCATCCGTAGAAATTTGCGTTTTATTAACGGATGA